In the bacterium genome, CTGGAGAAGGTCGTCGGCCCCACGGTGCGCGGCGCGGCGGAAGAAGGTTATCCGTACCGCGGCGTGCTCTACGTCGGGCTGATGCTCACCCCCGAAGGGCCGCAGGTGCTCGAGTACAACTGCCGCTTCGGCGATCCTGAGACGCAGGTCCTGCTGCCGCGCCTCTCCTCCGACCTCGTGCCGCTGCTCCACGCCGCGGCGCAGGGAGACCTCTCCTCGGTGCGCGTCGAGTGGCGCCGCGAGGCGGCGGTCTGCGTCGTCGGCGCCGCGCAGGGATACCCGGGGCACTACCAGAAGGGGAAGAAGATCACCGGCATCGAGCATCTCGCCGGGCGCCCGGACGTCTGGGCGTTCCACGCCGGGACGCGCACCGGCCCGGCCGGCGAGATCCGCACCGCGGGCGGCCGCGTCTTCGGCGTGACCGCGCTGGGCAAGGACATCGCCGACGCCCGCCGCCGCGCCTACGAGGCGATCGGCCAAGTCAGCTTCCCCGGAATGCACTACCGCCGGGACATCGCCGCCGGCGCGATCGAGCCGACGCGCAACGGGAACCACGTCTGATGAGCCAGAACGTCCAAGTCGCGATCCTGATGGGCTCCGCCTCCGACCTGACCGCGATGTCCGAAGCGGCGCGCGAGCTGAAGGGGCTCGGCGTGCCGTTCGAAGTGGAAGTGACGAGCGCGCACCGCACGCCGGACCGCACGGCGAAGTACGTCCGCGAGGCCGAAGCGCGCGGCGTGAAGGTCTTCGTCGTCGGCGCGGGGATGGCCGCGCACCTCGCCGGCGCGGTCGCCGCCAACACGACGCGCCCGGTGATCGGCGTGCCGCTCCCCGGCGGCGTGCTCGACGGCCTCGACGCGCTGCTCGCGACGGTGCAGATGCCGAAGGGGATTCCGGTCGCGACGACCGCCGTCGGCAAGGCCGGCGCGGGGAACGCCGGGCTGCTCGCCGCGCAGATCCTCGCCCTCGGCGATCCGGAACTCGCGGCGAAGCTGAAGGCCCACCGCAAGGCGCAGGAAGAGAAGGTCGTCGCCTCCTCGGCCGACGTCCGCCGCAAGCTCGAGGAGCTGCTCTAGCGCGCTTCCGCCGCGCGTCCGCCGGTCCGCCGGCCCGCGCCGCGACATCGCCCCGCGCCCGCGTCGCCACGGGCGCGGGGTTTCGTTTTGTGGTTCGATGACGGGCGGAGCGCGCGATGGCCAAGCGGTATTTCGTCCACACACTCGGCTGCAAGCTGAACCAGTTCGACGCGGCGCGCGTCGAGGGACTGCTGCGCGCCGGCGGCCTCGAGCGCACGGACGATCCCGCCGCGGCGGACGTCGTCGTCCTCAACACCTGCACCGTCACCGCGCGGGCCGACGCCGAAGGGCGGCGCCTCGCCCGGCTCTACCGCCGCCTCGCGCCGAACGCGCGGATCGTCGCCGCCGGCTGCTACGCGCAGCGCGATCCGGAGGGGCTGGCCGCGCTCGGCGTCTTCGACGCCGTGGTGCCGCTGGCCGAGCGGGAGCGCCTGCCGCGGGAGCTGCTCGGCGCGGAGGCCTGCGCGGCGCAGCCGCCGGGGCTCTTCTTCGCCGACGCCGCGCGCGCCTACCTGCGGGTGCAGGAAGGCTGCAATCTCCGCTGCAGCTACTGCGTCATCCCCAGCGTGCGCGGGCCGAGCCGTTCGTTCGAGCCGGCGCCGCTGCTCGAGGAGGCGCGGCGGCTCGTCGCGGCGGGGGTGCGCGAGATCGGCCTCACCGGCGTCAACACCGGCGAGTGGGGACGCGACCTCGAGCCGAAGCGGGAGATGGCCGACCTGCTCGAGGCGTTCCTCGCCGCGGAGTGGCCGCGCCGCGCCGACGACGACGGCCCCGCGGTCCGCTTCCGCCTCAACTCCCTCGAGCCGCGGACGCTGACGCCGCGGCTGCTCGCGCTGATCGCCGCGGCACCGGACCGGCTCGCGCCGCACGTCCAAGTGCCGCTGCAGAGCGGCAGCGACCGTACGCTCGCCGCGATGCGCCGCAACTACCGCACGGCGTTCTACCGCGACGTCGTGGAGGGCGCGGCGGCGCGCGTGCCGGGGATCTGCCTCGGCGCCGACGTCATCACCGGCTTCCCCGGCGAGACGGACGAGGACCAGGAGGCGACGCGCGCCTTCGTCGAATCGCTGCCGCTCGCCTACCTGCACGTGTTCTCCTACTCGCCGCGCCCCGGCACCCCCGCGGCGGCGATGCCGGGCCGTCCGCCGGCCGACGTCGCGCGGCGCCGCACGAACGAGCTGCGCGCCGCCGGCGCGCGCCTCGGCCGGGCGTTCCGCGAACGGCTGCTCGGGACGACGCAGCAGGCGCTCGTGCTCGACACGCCGGCGAGCGACGGCCGGCTGCGCGCGTTGACCGGGAACTACGTCGAGCTGCGCCTTCCCGCCGGCGCGGCGCCGGCGGGCGCCGTCGTCGCCGCGCGCCTCGCGGCGGTGGAGCGGGACGGCAAGCTCGTCCGCGCCGAACGGGTCGCCGCGCCGATCCGCTGACACCCTTAGCCGCCCCGCCTGACCGCTCGAGGATCGCTCCCGCCGACCGGCGCGGACGCGGCCGTGCGCCCCGCCGGCGGCGACCGCGAACGCGAACGACGCGTCCG is a window encoding:
- a CDS encoding MiaB/RimO family radical SAM methylthiotransferase; protein product: MAKRYFVHTLGCKLNQFDAARVEGLLRAGGLERTDDPAAADVVVLNTCTVTARADAEGRRLARLYRRLAPNARIVAAGCYAQRDPEGLAALGVFDAVVPLAERERLPRELLGAEACAAQPPGLFFADAARAYLRVQEGCNLRCSYCVIPSVRGPSRSFEPAPLLEEARRLVAAGVREIGLTGVNTGEWGRDLEPKREMADLLEAFLAAEWPRRADDDGPAVRFRLNSLEPRTLTPRLLALIAAAPDRLAPHVQVPLQSGSDRTLAAMRRNYRTAFYRDVVEGAAARVPGICLGADVITGFPGETDEDQEATRAFVESLPLAYLHVFSYSPRPGTPAAAMPGRPPADVARRRTNELRAAGARLGRAFRERLLGTTQQALVLDTPASDGRLRALTGNYVELRLPAGAAPAGAVVAARLAAVERDGKLVRAERVAAPIR
- the purE gene encoding 5-(carboxyamino)imidazole ribonucleotide mutase; translated protein: MSQNVQVAILMGSASDLTAMSEAARELKGLGVPFEVEVTSAHRTPDRTAKYVREAEARGVKVFVVGAGMAAHLAGAVAANTTRPVIGVPLPGGVLDGLDALLATVQMPKGIPVATTAVGKAGAGNAGLLAAQILALGDPELAAKLKAHRKAQEEKVVASSADVRRKLEELL